One window of the Buchnera aphidicola (Meitanaphis flavogallis) genome contains the following:
- a CDS encoding proline--tRNA ligase, translated as MRAKKYLFLTLKENPKHTDSISHKLMLRSGMIRQNSSGIYTWLPTGLRILKNTYKIIRTEMQKIHALEIKMPILQSEFLWNLSNRKKIYGKELFEILDRKNNKFILGPTHEEIITNLIKNELQSYKQLPLLLYQIQTKFRDEIRPRCGVIRSREFIMKDAYSFHINSLSLNNTYNSMYNAYKNIFSNMKLKFHIVEADSNSMGGNQSHEFQALSKNGEDSIVLSTKSNYAANIQVATYKTSANKCQSLKILKQINIPSTLLYHSKKCYSLKENTIKTILVKLKKNQEHNFIAILIRGDHDINVKKISNIDFISNPVVFASQKEISNITGTTLKFLGPIGLNLPIIADFSVISLKNFTIGSNTTGKYFNNVNWNQHLSIPKSFDIRNAVEGDTSPDGIGTLKIKKSIEIGHIFQLGDKYSQAIGAQVQDHTGYKKFLKMGCYGIGITRTIAAIIEQNNDKKGIIWPISIAPFQIAIIPINFYKSKIIQNESQIIYQILKNHKITTMLDDRNEHPGTMFSEMELIGIPYSIVISENLIKNNKVEYHNRYNGTKKIISKNEIIQFMIKTIKKS; from the coding sequence CGGCAAAATTCTTCAGGTATATATACTTGGCTACCTACAGGATTACGAATACTAAAAAACACATATAAAATAATAAGAACTGAAATGCAAAAAATACATGCATTAGAAATTAAAATGCCAATATTACAATCTGAATTTTTATGGAATCTAAGTAACCGTAAGAAAATTTATGGAAAAGAACTATTTGAAATCTTAGATCGTAAAAATAATAAATTTATACTAGGACCTACTCATGAAGAAATAATCACCAATCTAATTAAAAACGAATTACAATCATATAAACAACTACCACTACTACTATATCAAATTCAAACAAAATTTCGAGATGAAATTCGACCTCGTTGTGGAGTGATAAGATCTCGAGAATTTATTATGAAAGACGCATATTCTTTTCACATAAATTCATTATCATTAAATAATACTTATAATTCAATGTATAACGCTTATAAAAACATATTTTCAAATATGAAATTGAAATTTCATATTGTAGAAGCTGATTCGAACTCTATGGGAGGAAACCAATCGCATGAATTTCAAGCATTAAGTAAGAATGGAGAAGATAGCATTGTATTATCAACTAAATCAAATTATGCAGCTAACATACAAGTAGCTACTTACAAAACAAGCGCTAATAAATGTCAATCATTAAAAATTTTAAAACAAATAAATATTCCATCAACTCTTCTGTATCACTCAAAAAAATGTTATTCACTAAAAGAAAATACCATTAAAACAATTTTAGTAAAACTAAAAAAAAACCAAGAACATAACTTTATAGCAATATTAATTAGAGGAGATCATGACATTAATGTAAAAAAAATTTCTAATATAGATTTCATATCTAATCCTGTAGTTTTTGCTTCTCAAAAAGAAATATCAAATATAACTGGAACTACACTAAAATTTCTAGGACCAATTGGTTTAAATTTACCTATCATAGCTGATTTTTCAGTAATTTCTCTTAAAAATTTTACCATTGGATCAAATACTACAGGAAAATATTTTAATAATGTTAATTGGAATCAACATCTTTCTATTCCAAAAAGCTTCGATATTAGAAACGCTGTAGAAGGAGACACTAGTCCTGATGGTATAGGAACATTAAAAATTAAAAAAAGTATTGAAATAGGTCACATTTTTCAATTAGGAGATAAATATTCTCAGGCAATAGGAGCTCAAGTTCAAGATCATACTGGATATAAAAAATTTTTAAAGATGGGATGTTATGGAATTGGCATTACACGGACTATAGCAGCTATAATTGAACAAAACAACGATAAGAAAGGTATTATTTGGCCTATTTCTATTGCCCCATTTCAAATAGCTATTATACCTATCAATTTTTATAAATCTAAAATAATACAAAATGAATCACAAATTATTTATCAAATTTTAAAAAATCATAAAATTACAACTATGTTAGACGATAGAAATGAACATCCTGGAACCATGTTTTCTGAAATGGAACTTATCGGTATACCTTATAGTATCGTAATTAGTGAAAATTTAATAAAAAATAATAAAGTAGAATACCATAATAGATATAATGGTACAAAAAAAATTATTTCTAAAAATGAAATAATTCAATTCATGATAAAAACAATAAAAAAATCATAA
- the dnaE gene encoding DNA polymerase III subunit alpha, producing MADPKFIHLRIHSDFSMIDGLSKPKLLVNRVAKFGMPAMAITDFSNLHGVIKFYQAALYKGIKPIIGVDFNMYVDEFSLNKLSKITLLASTNTGYRNLILLLSRAYHSGYDSTIGIIIKKTWLIEYRKGIILLSGGCYGDVGINILQNNKLALYKSLFFYNKYFKNFYYFEITRNGKSNEEEYIDEIKCLSVKEGIPLVATNSVCFLNESDFSVHKIRVYINQRYVINNKKVEHDYTSQQFLKNEVQMLEIFSDIPESLSNSVEIAKRCNVILKFDKHFLPKFPIRCNSINDYLVIKAKKGLLKRLIHLYPDKKIRDACLDKYVSRLLSELDVINKMGFPGYFLIVMEFINWSKKNAIPVGPGRGSGAGSLVSYALNITELDPLRFDLIFERFLNLERVSMPDLDIDFCMDNRDKVIEHVSQIYGRESVSQIITFGTLTARAVIRDVGRVLGFPYGFLNRISKLVPLDPGITLKKALSNRSELLKLYHSDEDVKVLIDIAKKLEGTTRNIGKHAGGLVISPGKITDFSPLHYDENGCNPITQFDKSDIELIGLVKFDFLGLKTLTIINNTVKVINYNLLMRKKNPIDINFIPLNDKNCFYFLQSCCTIGIFQLESYGMKDLIVRLKPDCFDDLVALIALFRPGPLQSGMVDNFINRKHGNEKIFYPDKKWQHILLKPILTSTYGVILYQEQVMKIAQVLANYTLGSADILRRAMEKKDPVEMRYQRTMFKEGAKKNGINSKLAMSIFNLLENFAGYAFNKSHSVAYSLISYQTLWLKLYYPAEFMSSAMNADIDNTDKLVTLIYECRRIKLNIIAPSVNNSDYYFRVDQFGNIIYGLGAIKGIGKNVVTAIVKARKRYGIFSELFDLCVYVDSSKLTKRVIEKLIKSGSCDCFKIARSILINNCNNIIRSAHQYVQSKKSKKIELFGSLLEDLKQTYNDSSLTNINVNKRLILDWERDCLGFYLTKHPVDQCLDILNKYPKCIRVKNVSYLNNGTDVIILGMITELKLTITKKNKKMMVFFLEDYFSRLDVIVFNAILDRYKLNLNNDSVVIVFGCVKVNSVNKKCVILANRILSLSSIIV from the coding sequence ATGGCAGATCCAAAATTTATTCATCTTCGAATTCATAGTGATTTTTCTATGATCGATGGATTATCCAAACCTAAATTATTAGTCAATCGAGTGGCAAAGTTTGGAATGCCTGCGATGGCTATCACAGATTTTAGTAATTTACATGGCGTTATTAAATTTTATCAAGCAGCATTATATAAAGGAATTAAACCAATTATTGGTGTTGATTTTAATATGTATGTTGATGAATTTTCATTAAATAAATTATCTAAAATTACTTTATTAGCTTCTACTAATACGGGATATAGAAACCTAATTCTATTACTTTCTCGAGCATATCATAGTGGATACGATAGTACTATTGGAATAATAATAAAAAAAACATGGTTAATTGAATATCGTAAAGGTATCATTTTATTGTCAGGTGGTTGTTATGGTGATGTCGGAATCAATATATTGCAAAATAATAAGTTAGCGTTGTATAAAAGTTTATTTTTTTACAATAAGTATTTTAAAAATTTTTATTATTTTGAAATTACACGTAATGGAAAATCTAATGAAGAAGAATATATTGATGAAATAAAATGTTTATCTGTAAAAGAAGGAATACCTTTGGTAGCTACTAATTCTGTTTGTTTTTTAAATGAAAGCGATTTTTCGGTTCATAAAATTCGTGTTTATATTAACCAAAGATATGTAATTAATAATAAAAAAGTTGAGCATGATTATACATCACAGCAATTTTTAAAAAATGAAGTTCAAATGTTAGAGATATTTTCAGATATTCCTGAATCACTTTCGAACAGTGTAGAAATTGCTAAGCGTTGTAATGTAATTTTAAAATTTGATAAACATTTTTTACCAAAATTTCCTATAAGATGTAATAGTATTAATGATTATTTAGTTATTAAAGCAAAAAAAGGATTATTGAAGCGTCTTATTCATTTATATCCGGATAAAAAAATCCGAGATGCTTGTTTAGATAAATATGTTTCTCGTTTATTGTCGGAACTAGACGTGATAAATAAAATGGGATTTCCTGGATATTTTTTAATAGTTATGGAATTTATTAATTGGTCAAAGAAAAATGCAATTCCAGTAGGCCCAGGAAGGGGATCTGGTGCTGGATCTTTAGTATCATACGCTTTGAACATTACTGAATTAGATCCTTTGCGCTTTGATTTGATATTTGAACGATTTCTTAATTTAGAACGTGTTTCAATGCCAGACTTAGATATTGATTTTTGCATGGATAATCGTGATAAAGTCATTGAACATGTTTCTCAAATATATGGACGAGAGTCAGTATCTCAAATTATTACTTTTGGAACTTTGACGGCTAGAGCAGTGATACGAGATGTAGGTCGAGTTCTTGGTTTCCCTTATGGATTCTTGAATCGTATTTCTAAATTAGTTCCATTAGATCCAGGAATAACCTTAAAAAAGGCTCTATCTAATCGATCAGAATTGTTAAAATTGTATCATTCTGATGAAGATGTAAAGGTATTGATTGATATTGCTAAGAAATTAGAAGGAACTACTCGAAATATTGGAAAACATGCTGGAGGATTAGTTATTTCACCTGGGAAGATTACTGACTTTTCTCCATTACATTATGATGAAAATGGTTGCAATCCTATTACTCAATTTGATAAATCAGACATTGAATTAATAGGATTAGTTAAATTTGATTTTCTTGGATTAAAAACGTTAACTATAATAAATAATACAGTAAAAGTAATTAACTATAATTTGTTGATGCGCAAAAAAAATCCAATTGATATTAATTTTATTCCTTTAAATGATAAAAATTGTTTTTATTTTTTACAATCATGCTGCACTATAGGTATTTTTCAATTAGAATCTTATGGAATGAAAGATTTAATTGTCCGTTTGAAACCAGATTGTTTTGACGATTTAGTTGCTTTAATAGCTTTGTTCCGACCAGGACCTTTACAATCAGGAATGGTAGATAATTTTATAAATCGGAAACATGGTAATGAAAAAATTTTTTATCCTGACAAAAAATGGCAACATATATTATTAAAACCCATTTTAACATCAACTTATGGAGTTATATTATATCAAGAACAAGTAATGAAAATTGCGCAGGTATTAGCAAATTATACTTTGGGTAGTGCAGACATTTTACGCCGCGCTATGGAGAAAAAAGATCCTGTTGAGATGAGATATCAAAGAACTATGTTTAAAGAAGGAGCAAAAAAGAATGGAATTAATTCTAAATTGGCAATGAGTATTTTCAATTTATTAGAAAATTTTGCTGGATATGCATTTAATAAATCACATTCTGTTGCTTATTCTTTAATATCATATCAAACTCTATGGTTAAAGTTGTATTATCCAGCTGAATTTATGTCATCTGCTATGAATGCTGATATAGATAATACTGATAAGTTAGTGACATTAATTTATGAATGTAGAAGAATTAAACTAAATATTATTGCTCCTAGTGTTAATAACAGTGATTATTATTTTAGAGTTGATCAATTTGGTAATATTATATATGGGTTAGGCGCAATAAAAGGAATTGGAAAAAATGTTGTTACTGCTATTGTTAAAGCTAGAAAGCGTTATGGTATTTTTTCTGAATTATTTGATTTATGTGTGTATGTTGATTCGTCAAAATTAACAAAAAGAGTGATTGAGAAATTAATTAAATCAGGAAGTTGTGATTGTTTTAAGATAGCAAGATCTATATTAATAAATAATTGCAATAATATTATTCGATCAGCGCATCAATATGTACAATCGAAAAAATCAAAAAAGATAGAATTATTTGGATCTTTACTAGAGGACTTAAAACAAACATATAATGACTCTTCTTTAACTAATATTAATGTTAACAAACGATTAATTCTTGATTGGGAAAGAGATTGTTTAGGATTTTATTTAACTAAACATCCTGTAGATCAATGTTTAGATATATTAAATAAGTATCCGAAATGTATTCGTGTAAAAAATGTAAGTTATTTGAATAATGGCACAGATGTTATAATTTTGGGTATGATTACTGAATTAAAACTCACAATAACAAAAAAAAATAAAAAAATGATGGTTTTCTTTTTAGAAGATTATTTTTCTCGACTTGATGTCATAGTATTTAATGCCATTTTAGATAGGTATAAACTTAATTTAAATAATGATTCGGTAGTGATTGTTTTTGGTTGTGTTAAAGTTAACTCAGTGAATAAGAAATGCGTAATATTAGCAAATCGAATTTTAAGTTTAAGTAGCATAATAGTATAA